The genomic window CCAGCTGACCTTGACCCCAAACAGGTCGAAGTCCTGCTACGGCAAAAAACCGTAGGGCCAGATCAACTAGGTCGTCATCCCGAAACTGGCGAACCAATTTACGTCAAAATTGGTGCTTATGGCCCTTACGTCCAGTTAGGCGACAAGTCAGACGAAAACCCCAAACCTAAGCAAGCATCTTTCCCGAAAGGTGTTACGCCAGACAACATCACCCTAGAGACAGCTATTGGTTTGTTGTCACTACCCCGCAACTTGGGAGTACATCCAGTCACCGGCGGCAAAATCCAAACTAGTTTAGGCCGTTTTGGCCCTTATGTCGTCCATGACCAAGGGAAAGAAGGCAAAGATTACCGTTCTTTAAAAGCAAGTGATGATGTCCTGACAATTCCCCTAGAAAGAGCATTGGAATTGTTATCAGAACCGAAAAAGACCCGTGGTTCTGCCAATAGCAAGTCCAAAGCTGCTTTAAAGGAATTGGGTACACACCCAGACGATGATGCACCAGTAAATATCTACGATGGCCCCTATGGCCCTTACATCAAACACAACAAAACCAATGCTGGGCTACCAGAAGGTGTGTCTGTAGAAGATGTCACCCTACCCCAAGCTTTGGAATTGCTAGCGGCTAAAGCCTCGACCAGCAAATCCACCCGCAAAACAACTAAATCAACAACAACTAAATCAAAGTCAACTGCTAAATCAAAAACGGCGACGAAGAAAAAAGCGGTGGAGAGTTAGTGATTAGTGATTAGTCATTAGTCATAGGCTAATGAAATGGTGTCATGGCTTTGAACTATTGGCTAATCCCCAATCACTATTACCGTCCGATCAGTTGCGAATGTGATACTCTAAAAAGTAAGGGAGATAACAACACTGAAAATTTAAGAATGGCTCACGCCCAGAATGAAAAAGTGTGTATCAGCCCGATTGTCCGCCAGAGGTGCAAAATTACGCCAGTTTTTGCGTAGCTTTTAAACACAATTGAGGTAGTATCTCAGGAGCAGTCAGTTTAATGGACTATATAGAAAAGGTACTGGAAAAGCTAAAAGAATTGGCGCGTAAGCTGATAGAGTCCCTACTGGGGCCTGAACTAGAGCCGGAACCAGAACTGATTCCGATCCCTGTAGATCAGCGATCGCGTCGTCGTTAGTAGACTGAAGGTACAATCATTGACAGTACAACCTCTAAATATTTTGGTGCTGCACGGGCCAAACCTGAATCTGCTGGGACAACGAGAACCAGGAGTTTATGGTTCTACTACCTTGTCTGAGATTAACTGCTTATTAGCAGAAGCAGCACTAAATTTACACGCAAAGGTGTTTCCTGTGCAGTCGAATCATGAAGGTGTGTTAGTCGATGCAATTCATGAAGCATTAGGAAAACACCAAGGAATTCTGATTAATGCCGGGGCTTATACTCATACGAGTGTGGCGTTGAGAGATGCGATCGCTGCTGTAAATATACCGACAGTAGAAGTGCATCTTAGTAACATTTACCGCCGAGAAGAATTCCGCCATCATTCTTATATAGCCCCGGTCGTTATTGGACAAATCAGTGGTTTTGGTGTACAAAGTTATATTTTAGGGTTACAAGCTTTAGTGCATCATTTGAATTCGTAATTCGAGAAGACTCAATTTAGTTTATGAAGAAGGTAGGAGACAGGGCAGCAGAAAGCACAAGTTATTCAATTTGGGATTTTGTAGTCGTAAGCCTAGCCGTAA from Nostoc sp. UHCC 0870 includes these protein-coding regions:
- the aroQ gene encoding type II 3-dehydroquinate dehydratase — encoded protein: MTVQPLNILVLHGPNLNLLGQREPGVYGSTTLSEINCLLAEAALNLHAKVFPVQSNHEGVLVDAIHEALGKHQGILINAGAYTHTSVALRDAIAAVNIPTVEVHLSNIYRREEFRHHSYIAPVVIGQISGFGVQSYILGLQALVHHLNS